The segment GCAGGCGGCGGAAGTGCAGGACTACACGTGGGCGACATACGACGAAGCACGCGCCATCATCACCTACGACGCCAGCCGGCGCTTGCTGGAAGAGGTGGCGCAGGCACTCGAGCTGCAACGGTAGCCGTCTCGTCCGGCGATCAATCGAACAGCCTCACGTCCACCTCTGTCCCCGCCGCGAGATTGTCTACGCCGATCGGCGCACAGGCGATCCCGTCGGCGCGCGCCAGGCCGAAGATCAGGTTGGACTGGGTCGAGATCGGCTCTGCTGATGTAAGAGGTTGGGGATTAGAGATTAGAGACGTTGAGCCCGGCTTCTCTGCCAATCCCCAATCTCTAATCTCTAACTTCACCGGAAACCAGTGCTCCAGATCCCTCGGCGACCTCACCTCGCGGGCCAGCGCGGCGCGGATGAATCGCGGCTCGGGCGGGTTGCGCGCTCCTTGGATGCGCCAAAGCGCCGGCATGGCGAACAGCATCCCGGTCACCAAGGCGCTGATCGGGTTGCCCGGCAGCCCGAAGACCGGCTTGCCGTTGCACACGGCGAACAGCGTCGGCTTGCCGGGGCGGAACAGGATGCCATGCGCAAGGATGCCCGGCTCGCCCATCGCGTTGACCACGTCGGGCACGAAGTCGCGCTCGCCCACGCTGCTGCCGGCCATGAAGATCACCATGTCGGCTTCGCGCATCGCGCGCTGCGCCGCGGCCTCGAATGCCGCGCGCACATCGGGCAAGATGCCGAAATCGAGCGGCTCGCCACCGTTGCGCGCGACCAGCGCCGCGAGCATCGGCGCGTTGATGTTGCGCACCTGGCCGGGGCGCGTCTCGGCTTCGGCCGGCACCAGCTCGTCGCCGCTAGCTATCAACGCAACGCGCGGCTTGCGGATCACTTCGACCTGCGTGACGCCCAGCGCCAGCAACCCGCCGATCTCCTGCTCGCGCAGACGCATGCCTGCGCGGACGACGACCTCGCCGGCCGTCACGTCTTCACCCGGTCGGATCACGTTCTCTCCCGGGGCCAGCTTCTTGTTGGTCTGGATCTTCCACTGCCGGACGAGGACGGAAGGCAGCGAACCATCGGACGGCTCGGCTTGCCGCCGGTCGTCCAGCGTCAGTGGCACGGTGTCCTCCAGCATCACGACGGCATCGGCGCCTTCGGGCAGGTTGCCGCCGGTGTGCACCAGCGCCGCCTCGCCCTGTCGGATGGCGAACGGGGCCAGCTCGCCCATGCGCACCTCGCCAACCACGCGCAGCACTCCCGGCGTGGCGTCGGCGCACACGGCGTAACCGTCCACCGTGCTGCGGTGGAACTCCGGCATGGGGATGGGCGAGACGACATCGCGCGCCAGCACGCGGTCGCGCGCCTGCGTCGTGGACACGATTTCGGTTGCGGCAACGCTGCGCGCCGGCCTATAGCCGGCTGCTTCGAGCGCGGCGTTCAGCCTGGCCATGGCGTCCGCCGGCGTGAGCAGGTCGAGTTTGCGCATAGCGCGATTGTATGCGCATAGCGCGATTGTAGTGGTTAGTGGTTAGTGGTTAGTGGTCAGTGGACACATGCGGCCTCGCTTTGGGCACGGGCGCGGCCTCCACGAAGACGATTCGCGCCAGCGCCGCGCCGATGACGTGTTCACGCGTCGAACGGTCGCGCTCGATCTGCACCTTGATTGAATCGCCAAACGGAATGCGGGTGACCGAAGCCAGGTATACGCCGGGCATCAGCTCCAGCTCGGCCAGGTAGCGCAGCATCTCTCGATTGCTGGACAGCACGTAGCTCACGACTGCAGGCCGGTCCGGCGGCCACTCGCTCAGCGGCACAGCTTGGGGCAACTGAAAGCGTCCATCGCGCGCAGGGATGGGCAGGCCGTGCGGACATCGCAGCGGTCGGCCAATCTGCGCATACATCCGCTCAATCAACGCGTCATCCATACGTAGCGCACCAGCCGCGGCCGGGCGCACCTCATCCCACCGGTAGCCGAATTCGCGCACCAGATACGCCTCGAAGATCTCCTGCTTGCGCAGCGCAGCGAGCGCGATCCTCAACCCGGCATCGGTCAAGCGTAGCCCACACGCGCCGTCGCGCTTCAGATAACCACGGCGCACCAGGCGTTGCGCGCGGCGCGAAACGGCCGGCGGGCTGACGCCTAGCTGTTCGCCTAACTTACCCAGCGTGACGCGTTTGTCTTCCAGCGACCGCAGCAGCACCTCTTTCAGCAACACTTGCGTTGCATGTGACGCTGCGGCAGGCCCATCGGTGCTCGGCATCCAAGGCCGGTAATGTAACGACGATGTCGCAAGTCGTGAAGCGCCGTGCATCAATGCCTGGCGTAACCTCGAATTCAACGAAAAGTTGGCAGGCTGCCAACTATGCCGTTTTACTCCTGGTAACTCAAATTTTTGTCGGCTTGAAAACCTGCTTACTCGACCCGCAAAGCCCTGCTTGAACACCCGGTATTGATGTGCATCGGGCATCTTCCTATAGTGACCGCATGTTCCAGTTTCGCCGGTACTTTCCGCCTTTTCTTGCCGCAACGATGGCTTTGACATTGACGATCGCCGGATGCACTGCGCCGCCGGTTGTTGCCCCCACCGTGCCCCCCGCAGCACCCAACAAATCGGCCGATCTGAGTGGCATCCAGTCTTACTTGCTCGAGAAGACTGGCCAGCTCAGGCAGGCGACCAGAGCGCTCAAAGAGACCAGCGATCGTTACTATGCGCTAGCGAAGGAGGCCAACTTCGACTACACCACGCTGTTTGCCACGCAGAAAGATGAGGTGATCGGGCTGATCCAAACCGCGCGTGAGCAGTGGATGGTCGCCTCGCCGCTGTATGAGCAAATGGAAGGCATTGTCGCCGGCACGCCGTCGCTGGCCGAATTCGACGTGATCATTGATGCCGGCGCAAGCAAAGAGGAAGACCCACAAGACCCGGCGCCGATTGACGTGACGCTGCCCAATGGGCGCGTGCTGGAAAAGCCGGGCAACCTGTTCGGAGTCACCGAAAGCACGTTGTGGGGCACGTTCGAAGCTTTCCGCAGCCCCGGCCAGTTCGACTTCAACGGTGACGGCCAAATTGCGTTTGGCGAGTCGCTGCCCGACGCGAACGTGCTCAAAGGGGGCGTGGATGCGTTGGACGAGATGGCCGGTAAGCTTGCCGAAGCGGCCCAAGCGTGGGTGCCGACCGAGTCCGACGCCTTTACCGCGCTGGTGGTGATGGTGCCGACGATGAGCGAATACTTCGACTCGTGGAAGAACTCGCGCTTCGTCTCTGGCGAGGCCAGCACCCAGCGCGACTTCGTGGCGATCTCTCGCCTGGCCGACATCCAGGACATCTTGAGCAGTTTGCTCGTCGTGCACGAGAATATCAGCCCGATGATCCGCGGCGTGGACACAGCGCAAGATGACGCCATTCGTCGTGGCTTGAACGACCTGAAGGCATTCGTGGCCGGCGTGCACAAGCAAGAGATCGGTGGCAAGCGCTTCACGCCCGAAGAGGCCGACGTGCTTGGCAAAGAGGCGCAAGACCGCGCCGACGCAATCACCGGCCAAATTGCTCAAGTCGCTGCGCGCCTGGGCATCAAGATCGAGCAGTAACCCGCTATGCAGCCTAAACATGTCTGGTGCATGCTCGCCGGCCTCGCCCGAGTGAGCGCTGCGTGTGTGCTTGCCATCGCGCTTGCGCTCCCCGGCGCGCGCGCGCAGGCTGCGGCATTCCGTACACCATCCGACATCGCAGAGGACATTCGCAGCGCGCTGGTCGCTGCCCAGATCGAGCTGGATCGCGAAGCAGCCATTGCAAGCGTTTTAGAGGCGCGCACAGCCTACCTGCGCGATCTGGCGCCTGTGGTCGCTGCTCATGCACCAGTTTCGGACGCGTTCATCATGCAATGCTTCGACGGCGCCATCGAGGCGCTAAGCGGCGGTCATTTGGCCCGCTACGCGCAGGCGCGCGCCGGCATTTGGACGGCGCTGCTGGAAGCCAGCTACCACATTACCCTGGACGCTGTAAGCAAAAAGGACATACAGACAGCGCGACTGTGGCTGCCGCTCCGCGAGTTCCGGCGCTCAACGCGCTTCGCCCGGCCCGGCGCCGAGGCGACGCTGGCACTGGAAAGCCTGGCGCGCAGCGCAATGAGCGCCGAATCGGCGATCCAAGCCCTCAAGGCCGACCTGCTCGACACCTATCAAGCCCGCATGTGGGCAGCGCTGAACGACGTCGCCGATGCGCACGCGCGGGGTTTTGCCGCGCGGCAGGCCGAACTGGCGGCGTT is part of the Candidatus Roseilinea sp. genome and harbors:
- a CDS encoding Efem/EfeO family lipoprotein gives rise to the protein MFQFRRYFPPFLAATMALTLTIAGCTAPPVVAPTVPPAAPNKSADLSGIQSYLLEKTGQLRQATRALKETSDRYYALAKEANFDYTTLFATQKDEVIGLIQTAREQWMVASPLYEQMEGIVAGTPSLAEFDVIIDAGASKEEDPQDPAPIDVTLPNGRVLEKPGNLFGVTESTLWGTFEAFRSPGQFDFNGDGQIAFGESLPDANVLKGGVDALDEMAGKLAEAAQAWVPTESDAFTALVVMVPTMSEYFDSWKNSRFVSGEASTQRDFVAISRLADIQDILSSLLVVHENISPMIRGVDTAQDDAIRRGLNDLKAFVAGVHKQEIGGKRFTPEEADVLGKEAQDRADAITGQIAQVAARLGIKIEQ
- a CDS encoding molybdopterin molybdenumtransferase MoeA, translating into MRKLDLLTPADAMARLNAALEAAGYRPARSVAATEIVSTTQARDRVLARDVVSPIPMPEFHRSTVDGYAVCADATPGVLRVVGEVRMGELAPFAIRQGEAALVHTGGNLPEGADAVVMLEDTVPLTLDDRRQAEPSDGSLPSVLVRQWKIQTNKKLAPGENVIRPGEDVTAGEVVVRAGMRLREQEIGGLLALGVTQVEVIRKPRVALIASGDELVPAEAETRPGQVRNINAPMLAALVARNGGEPLDFGILPDVRAAFEAAAQRAMREADMVIFMAGSSVGERDFVPDVVNAMGEPGILAHGILFRPGKPTLFAVCNGKPVFGLPGNPISALVTGMLFAMPALWRIQGARNPPEPRFIRAALAREVRSPRDLEHWFPVKLEIRDWGLAEKPGSTSLISNPQPLTSAEPISTQSNLIFGLARADGIACAPIGVDNLAAGTEVDVRLFD
- the sirR gene encoding DtxR family transcriptional regulator, with the translated sequence MPSTDGPAAASHATQVLLKEVLLRSLEDKRVTLGKLGEQLGVSPPAVSRRAQRLVRRGYLKRDGACGLRLTDAGLRIALAALRKQEIFEAYLVREFGYRWDEVRPAAAGALRMDDALIERMYAQIGRPLRCPHGLPIPARDGRFQLPQAVPLSEWPPDRPAVVSYVLSSNREMLRYLAELELMPGVYLASVTRIPFGDSIKVQIERDRSTREHVIGAALARIVFVEAAPVPKARPHVSTDH